One Panicum virgatum strain AP13 chromosome 9K, P.virgatum_v5, whole genome shotgun sequence genomic region harbors:
- the LOC120652549 gene encoding F-box protein At4g18380-like → MQSKHRVFAEDLLLAAEGEDHFDRVPDSLVLIIFNKLADARSLGRCSAVSRRFNALVPLVDDACLRIDRVIPADGADGAGADALGLAGAPRPRAVLSHLLKAMLQAVLKPFAHCDAKSGAGAHGGKHAQLQHHSPAQVLKNFSSIRNLRMELPVSDVGTDDGVVLKWKAVFGSTLQSCVILGGTKVERAAAGTHHASLTAAAAADSDATGDDSGSIPESFYTNGGLKLRVVWTISSLIAAATRHYLLREIVKEHPTLEQVALTDAHGQGTLTMGRDQLKEFRDKPLAAAAAANRTQVPACNMKLRYAPLLELSDGTRIHGATLVVIKPVGEAGGVGGGRKELDDFVADTFDGPFREAVGVLSKRRTYLLEMNGF, encoded by the coding sequence atgCAGTCCAAGCACCGGGTCTTCGCGGAGGACCTGCTCCTCGCCGCGGAGGGGGAGGACCACTTCGACCGGGTGCCGGACTCGCTGGTCCTCATCATCTTCAACAAGCTCGCCGACGCGCGCTCGCTGGGCCGCTGCTCCGCGGTGTCGCGCCGCTTCAACGCGCTCGTGCCGCTCGTCGACGACGCCTGCCTCCGCATCGACCGCGTCATCCCCGCCGACGGcgcggacggcgccggcgccgacgcgctCGGCCTGGCCGgggcgccgcgcccgcgcgccgtgctctcgcacctcctcaaGGCCATGCTGCAGGCCGTGCTCAAGCCCTTCGCGCACTGCGACGCCaagtccggcgccggcgcgcacggCGGCAAGCACGCGCAGCTGCAGCACCACTCGCCCGCCCAGGTGCTCAAGAACTTCAGCAGCATCCGGAACCTCCGCATGGAGCTCCCCGTCTCCGACGTCGGCACCGACGACGGTGTCGTCCTCAAGTGGAAGGCCGTGTTCGGCAGCACGCTCCAGAGCTGCGTCATCCTCGGCGGCACCAAGGTGgaacgggccgccgccggcacccacCACGCCTccttgaccgccgccgccgccgccgactccgaTGCCACGGGCGACGACAGCGGCAGCATCCCGGAGTCCTTCTACACCAACGGCGGCCTCAAGCTGCGCGTGGTCTGGACCATCAGCTCCCTCATCGCCGCGGCCACCAGGCACTACCTCCTCCGCGAGATCGTCAAGGAGCACCCCACCCTGGAGCAGGTCGCGCTCACGGACGCGCACGGCCAGGGCACCCTCACCATGGGGCGCGACCAGCTCAAGGAGTTCAGGGACAagccgctcgccgcggccgccgccgccaaccgcaCGCAGGTGCCCGCCTGCAACATGAAGCTCCGCTACGCGCCGCTGCTGGAGCTCTCCGACGGCACGAGGATCCACGGCGCCACGCTCGTGGTCATCAAGCCCgtcggcgaggccggcggcgtcggcggcggcaggaagGAGCTCGACGACTTCGTCGCCGACACCTTCGACGGGCCCTTCAGGGAGGCCGTGGGAGTCCTCAGCAAGCGCCGCACCTACCTGCTTGAGATGAACGGCTTCTAG
- the LOC120652550 gene encoding membrane steroid-binding protein 2-like, with product MVPQGVAEALQAYTGLTPGAAATILALMLATYLLVSSLFVAPAAPSPAAPPKQPEQQREEERKEKEKEKEKDREEEEEAPMPFVFPDPVEVGEITLEQLRSYDGKDPAKQILIAIRGQVYDVSRGRLFYGPQGPYSLFAGRDATRALALMSFDPNDLTGDLDGLSSDELEVLQDWEEKFKERYPRVGHLACQDTAGSGRNAAQPDHEEGDA from the exons ATGGTGCCGCAGGGGGTCGCGGAGGCCCTGCAGGCCTACACGGGCCTCACGCcgggggccgccgccaccatcctcGCCCTCATGCTCGCGACCTACCTCCTCGTCTCCTCCCTCTtcgtcgcccccgccgccccctcccccgcggCGCCTCCCAAGCAACCCGAGCAGCAgcgggaggaagagaggaaggagaaggagaaggagaaggagaaggatcgggaagaggaggaggaggcgccgatGCCCTTCGTGTTTCCGGACCCCGTCGAGGTCGGCGAGATCACGCTCGAGCAGCTCAGGTCGTACGACGGCAAGGACCCCGCCAAGCAGATCCTCATCGCCATCCGCGGCCAGGTCTACGACGTCTCGCGCGGGAG GCTCTTTTATGGCCCTCAGGGGCCATACTCCTTGTTTGCCGGGAGGGATGCAACCCGGGCCCTGGCATTGATGTCATTTGACCCTAATGACCTCACCGGGGATTTGGACGGCCTAAGCTCCGATGAGCTGGAGGTGTTGCAAGACTGGGAGGAAAAATTCAAGGAGAGGTACCCGAGGGTGGGTCACCTTGCCTGTCAAGACACAGCAGGCAGTGGCCGCAACGCCGCTCAGCCTGACCATGAGGAAGGGGACGCCTAA